ATTGAACACTATGCCGGATTTTACTGTGTTACAACTTCCACAATGTCTGCAATTCATAACTCACCTCACAAAAAAACAATACAAATATAATAAAAGGTATAATCAATTAGCAAGCCCTAAAAATAAAACCGCCCAAAAGCGGAAAAACTATTAACAAAACAATGTTGATTACCGCTAAACACAAATCTATAAACGGGTGACGCATAGTCAAAGTCAGGAGACGTAGTCTATTTATTTTTTTGTTATTATAGTTTTTGCAAAATACTTGTTAATTTGATCTCGTTTTATTGCATATGATTCACTTGGCAGCAAGTCTTCAAAAAATGGAATAGATGGGGTATAAATCCATTTGGCGCCTTGTTTTAAGGATTTTAAGATTGCCATAAAGGTTATAGCAAATTTATTTGCGATTTCTTCTCCGGCTATATGGTGATAGAGAAAATGGCTGCAGAATGATAAATTTGAAACAACAAGCCCCCATTTGTTTTCTCCGTAATCAAAGTCGAACCAATCTACTGACAGCAAACTTTTTTTGTTTGCAGCCCTGTCTATTCCACAGGCGTCTATACCGCGCTCATGAAAATATTTAACAAGTTTGCCGTCTTTTCCGCAACCTATATCTAATATCGGCGGATTCGCCGATTCAGACTCTAATCCCAATAAATTCACAAGAAACTCTGCAGAATATTCAGCGCAAACAAAATTTTTTGCCTTTGCATTTTTATTACGATTAATTTTAAAAATCGACGGATTGGTATTTGCGATTAGCCGCTTAATGCGTTGATAATGACGTTTTTCGATTTTCTCAACGGAATTTGACTCAACTGCAATTTCTGCAAGCAACGCAAAAAAAATATTATCTATCTGCCGCTCTGTAAATTGATTAAAATAAGTGTATTGATTTACATCAAAGAAAGATTTTAAAAATTTCCCGCGATAGTTTTTGCGTAATTCGTTTATATCCTCAGGCGTTAGAGTTTGAATGTCCCTTTTCAACGCCGGAATTATTTTAAGAACAGCCGGATGAAAATGCAAATCGCTTGCGGTACAAAAAATATTGTTTCCGCGTTGATGTTCAAACTGTTTGTTTATTGAATTATACAAATTTATATTATTTTGCATTGTAAAAATTCCGCAATACCTGTTATTTTACCAATACTTTTGACTTCATATATTTCATTTCAAGATCATAAAACAATTTCCTAAAAATACATTGTACCAGAAAACGACAAACCCGGTCTTATTCCGTCTTTACGGAATTGGCAGGCAATGTCAATAGACAGCAATTCATTTTTTATTTTTGCGTTTATTGTCGCGCCTACTGTCGCCAATATCCAATTTTCACCTGAATATTCCCAAGATTTTTTTGAACTCTTGCCGAATGTTCCAAAGAAATTTTTTACATCGTTGGGAGAGAAAATCGTTCCCGTTCTGAGAATTAAAACGTCTCGAAAAACGGGAATTTCAAATCCTGTGCGAAAAAACATATAATCGTAAAGATATTTTTCACATTCCAGAAACCACTCAATTTTCGCTTCCTTTTGTAAGATAGCCCCAACTGCAACAAACGCGGAGACAGGAAGTTTTACATTAATATTTTCATAATTGTCAAACGAAAATCCTGCGTTACGCAGCCCCGCAGAATAACGGAGCGCTTTATAATCGGAAAAAATTCCCAAATCCAACGCAAACGCACCGCAATAAATATTATCCCAATAAATCGTTCTTTTTGCAATTTGTTCGAAAACGAATTTAATGCGTATGCCCGAACTTAACCTTTCAAAAAAACGATACGAAGCCGCACAATCAACGGAAAGACTAAACGGCGCTATTTCTAAATTTAATTTGTCTCCGTTTTCATCAACGGCGTCCGTCGTACCGAATGAAATATAGAAAATTGAGGGAACGACAACCAAGCCGTTTTGCAAGACGATTACACCGGAAAGCGCCCCGGAATAAACGTCTAAAATTATTGGAGCAAAATCTATTTCGACGGCGTTGTTCTTAATTTCCGAAAGCATCGCCGGATTGCCGCGCATCGCTAAAACGTTTGCGCTTTCGCCGATTAAAGAAATATTTCCTATTCCCGCACTTCTGGCGGAAACCGGTAAATTCAAAAAATCAAATCCGGCGGCATCTTCACAAAAAGAGTTTTTAAGAAAAATTATTATTATAATAATAACTATGTTTTTTGTTTTTTGTTTTTTCATTGAAACGCTCCAAATTTACAAGAAAATAATAAATGCGAAGAGATGAAAATATGTTAAACGTCCCTTTACAAAAATACTGAAGTATAGATTATATTTTTGATTGCAATCAGGTTCTTTCCGATAGTAAGAAACAAAAAATATTATTTTCTTTCAAAAATCAAGGAGATTTATCGTGGAAAAACACTACTCGCCGCAGTCGGTTGAACAAAAAATTTATGAAGAATGGGAAAAAAACGGCTATTTCAAAGCCGATTGCAAGTCAAACAAAACCGCGTATTCAATAGTTATCCCTCCGCCGAACGTTACGGGGATTTTGCACATGGGGCACGCCTTGAATAATTCTATTCAGGACATTTTGACACGATATAAAAGAATGGACGGATATGAGGCGCTTTGGGTTCCCGGAACAGACCACGCCGGAATCGCAACACAAAACGTCGTCGAAAAGAAACTTTCGCAAGAAGGCGGCAGCCGCCATAAATTAGGACGCGAAAAATTTGTCGAAAAAGTTTGGGAATGGAAAGAGCGGTATCACGCGACGATAGTAAAACAGTTGCGCAAGCTAGGATGTTCATGCGACTGGTCTCGCGAAAGATTTACTATGGACGACGGCTTATCGAAAGCAGTCCGAAAAGTATTTGTGAAATTGTATGAAGACGGATTGGTTTATCGCGGAAAATATATTGTAAACTGGTGTCCCAGATGCAGAACGGCGCTTGCCGACGACGAGGTGGAACACCAAGACGACGAGGGAACTTTGTGGTATTTCAGGTATCCGTTTGCCGACAAAAGCGGATATATGGTTGTGGCTACGACCCGTCCCGAAACCATGCTTGGCGATTGCGCCGTAGCGGTAAATCCCAAAGACGAAAGATATAAGGATTTTGTCGGCAAAACGCTTTTGCTTCCGATAATGAATCGCGAAATCCCGCTTATTTGCGACGATTATGTTTCAAAGGACTTTGGAACCGGAGCGGTAAAGATTACTCCCGCCCACGACCCCAACGACTTTCAAATGGGACTTCGTCATGACTTGCAGCCGATAGCTGTGATGGACGAATCTGCAAAGATGTCCGGCGAAATTCCTGCCGAATACGTCGGATTGGACAGGTTTGAAGCGCGCAGGAAGATAGTAGAAAAGTTTGAAGAATTGGGACTGCTTGAAAAGATAGAAAAGCACGACCATGCGGTGGGGCATTGTTATCGTTGTGATACGATAATTGAGCCGCGATACTGCGACCAGTGGTTTGTTAAAATGAAACCGTTGGCGCAAAAATCGCTTGAAGTCGTACTTGAAAACCGGATAAAGTTTCATCCTGCCCGCTGGAAAAAAACATATATAAACTGGATGGAAAACATTCGCGACTGGTGTATTTCGCGTCAAATTTGGTGGGGACACAGAATCCCCGTCTGGTATTGTGAAGATTGCGGCGAAATTATCGTGAGTGAAGTTGATGCGCAGGAATGCCCGAAATGTAACAGTCGAAAACTGCAACAGGATTCGGATGTGCTTGACACGTGGTTTTCATCGTGGCTTTGGCCTTTCACTACTATGGGCTGGGACGGCGAGATGAAAAGCGACGATTTGAAGAAGTTTTTTCCGACTGATGTTTTATCGACTGCACCGGAGATACTGTTTTTCTGGGTGGCAAGAATGGTTATGGCGTCGTTGTATTTTACAAAAGAGATTCCGTTCTCGGATGTAATACTTCATGGAACCGTTCGCGACAAAACCGGAAAGAAAATGAGTAAATCACTTGGAAACACCATAGACCCGCTCGAAATAATCGACGCGCACGGAGCGGATTCACTTCGGTTTTCAATGATAATGAACACCGCAGAGGGGACAGATATATTTATCGGGAAAGATTCTTTTGACATCGGGCGTAATTTTGCCAATAAACTTTGGAACGCTTCGAGGTTTTTGATTTCAAACATTGAAAATCCTATAAGTTTTGAAGATTTGCCGTCGAAAAGCGAACTGAAAACCGAAGATAACTGGATAATAAGCCAACTTAACCGAACAATAGAAAATGTTCGCCGAACGCTTGACCAATATAAATTCAACGAAGCCTGCCATTTTCTTTATGATTTTATCTGGAAAGACTTTTGCGACTGGTATATTGAAGCGAAAAAGAGCGATTTTTATAATCCGAAGACCCCGAAAAACAAAGAAAACGCGTTGTATTGCGCTTCGTATGCACTTGTGATTTCGCTGAAACTTTTACATCCGTTTATGCCGTTTGTTACCGAAGAAATTTGGCGGCATTTGAAAAAAAAGGTCAAAACGCCGTTCATCGACAACGACTCAATTATGCTTTCAAGTTTCCCAAAACCGGATAATTCGCGGATTTTAGAGGATGTTGCCGACGATTTTGCGTTTTTGCAGGAAATAATAACCGGACTTCGTACGATAAGAAGTGAAAACAACGTCCCGCCGGAGAAGAAGGTAGAGGTTATAATAATTCCGTCCGACGAAAAGGCTCAAAAAACACTTCAATCGTTAGATTATTTGATAAAACTGTTTGTAAAGTCCGACAGTTTGACGATTTCGCAGTCCGCACAAAAGCCGACGCTTGCAGGACAAAGCGTAATAAATAAAAGCGAAATATATGTAGTCTTGGAAGGTTTGGCGGATGTTGACGCGGAAAAAGAAAAAATCGTTAAGGAAATCGCCCGTTTGCAGAATGCCGCAAAAGGTTTTGAAAGCCGTTTGAATAATAAGGAGTTTACGGACAAAGCGCCTCAAAACGTTGTCGAAAACGAGAAGGTGAAATACCGAAATGTTCTTGAAACGCTTGAGAAATTGAAAACGAATTTGGCGGCTTTGGGATAGAAGTGCATCAATTTCTTAATCTTTAATTAACGACATTATTATATAATTTCTTATATTCCAAAATTTTTGGGAAAATTTATTAAGGTTTTGGAAAAATGTCCTATTTTTCATCTTTTTCTTCTCAATTTTCGTGTCGGATTGGCATCATACTCTCGTTTCAACTTGTAAAGTTCTGTTCCTTGAGTAATCACGTCATCTCTGTGGTTAGTATAAAAACTCAACAACTCCGAAAATTTCGGATTATTATATTCTTTAGGGATAGAAGTAAATCGGTTATCGTGTATTATTTTTTTAAGTTCTTCCGTTTTCTTTTCGTTCAAATGTTTAAATGTTTTTTGCCAACACTGCCACCAAATATTGGTTGAAATAGGATAGTTTTTTTCATCTCCCAGCCACTCAAAGAAAAAACGATACAAAATAAATGTTTCGGGCATTTCTAAAATTTTAAAGAACTCGTCTTCGTTTTTACCAAACGCTTTTTCAAAAAATTCTTTCCCTTTATCTGCGTTTCCGCTTCCAACTTTCCCTTTGATTGCATTTAAAACTGCTTGTACCGCTCTAATATATTTCCTGTTCCAATGTTTGCCCAAATAATTACGATTAAATCGGTCTTTGCCTGTGATTGGGTGAAATTTCATTGGGAAAGAATAAATGTTTATATCTAATTCTTTGCACAAATCAATGTTAAGTTTTAATCTTTGATAAAAATCTTTCGGCTCATCTTTATTGTAATTGTAGAGAATGTAATTTGAAAAGTTTTTTATTCCAGCATTTGCACTTAAACGGATTGCGTTTTCATAATATTTTCTGTCATTCCAATCATCAAACGCTATTCTTAATGGTCGAATATTAATTTTCCCGAGTAAATGTGCTTTGTCTTCTTTAAAAAGTCGCGCGTCAACGCCCTGATTAAAATCTACATAACGTTGTTTAGGTCTTTTACGGAAATACTTCGTGTAAAGTGGAAAAATTTCAGATGCAACTTTCAATAAATTTTCTTTATTTGCCATGTGAATATCTAATAATTGATAGCTCTCCAATAAATTGTAAATTTTTTGTTCGATGTCTCCTTTTAAACGACTTAACAGTAATAGATTAAGATTAAATATTTTTTTTATGTAGGCCATATCATTTAGTCTTTTTTCTAAATTTCGCAATGCTATTTCATATTCATTTGGCTCTGTATATGTCGCATTTTTTCCAAAACCGCAATCAATAATTTCTTGGATTATTTCAGGAAATCGAGGCGATGCTAAAACATTGTTATCAAGCAATAAAAGATTGCGTTGTTCTCCGTATTTGATTTTTATTTCTTCAATTTTTTCTTTCATTGGAACATATTCGCAATATTCCGGTTCAAGTGTGGGCACGGCACAAAAGGAACATTTACGAATACAACCACGTGTCATATAGCCATAATAGGCGTTATTTTCGGGATATTTATACTCTATTTCATCTAAAATAGAGTAATCTAACGGCAACGTATCAACAATAATTTTATTGTTTTTGTCTAACATCCCAGGTTTGTTTAAAAGTCCTTTTATAGATTTTATTCCTGTTTCTTTTACAACATCTTCGTAAAGTAACGTTGCAGAAACCCCACCAACAAAAACGTCAGAATCGTTTTTGACAAGTGTTTTTGCAAAATTTATTGTTTCAACTGTTATCTTCCAATAAAAAGTGAATAATGTTGCTACATAAACACGGTCGAATAGTGGCTCTTTTTCGTACGCTTTTGATTGAAAATTCTTTTTTTGTTCTATTATTGCATTTTCTAAAAGTAATTGATATTTTGATTTTGAAAATGGGAATTCGTGATAATCAAGCGATTTCCCATTCTTCAAATATTGAGATATATTCTCATAACAAGCATTCCAATTTATTTTTTCATCAATATTATAAAGTTTTTCAATACATTTTTTTGTCAATAAATCGGTTACAAGCTCTTTTAAATCTCCTTTGAAAAAAGTAACTTTATCGCCGAGCATTCGGTGGTAAGTTGCGATTTTCATTAAACCAATGGGGGGATATTTATTTTTATAACTTGGCTCTATCAATAAGATATTTCTCATTTGTATTTTTCTTCGATTTTTGCAATCAAATTTTCAGCAAGGTCTTTCGTCAGAACGTTATTAATAATAGTAAAAATTTCACCCAAAAATTTTCTATCATTTTTGTTTAATTTTGAAAGTTTATCGGTTCGGAAAATGGGTTTGTCTTTTGTTTCACCTTCGGGTGTTTCAAGAGGAATGATTGTTGTTTCAATCTTTGAAGTCGCACGTTCAATTATTTTGTTGATATGTTTAGAAACGCTATCATTATTTGCTTTTAATTTATCTAAAGCAATTACTGCTTTTTCGGCTTTATCTTTTCTATCCTCTAACTTTTGCAATAATTCTTCTTTTTCTGCCCTGTTGATAAAACCTTCCTTTCCTTTCTTTTCAAAATCAGTTTTCAAATCATTATAACTGCTTATCTCTTTAACGGCAGTATTTACCTTTGAAGCACCATAACATAATTTGTAAATTTCAGTATAGAAAAAAGTTTTTAATTTATCTTCAAAATCATTACAAATAATATTTTCAGAAAAATAATCTCGTCTTGCGTTTGGATGTAATTCTTTGTGCAGTGCGTGTACTTCACCAAAGAAATAAAACTGAAAACGTTTATCTCTATGCAGTTTAACAAGAGTATCATCATTTCCAATTTGAATATTCGCTTTTCTTAATCTAAAACCACGAGCAAAATTAACTTGATTTAATGATTGATTTTTTTCTGTAATTCCGCACCAACCCCAAAATAAAAGTTCGCCCGCTTTATTGGTATCTTTAAAAAACAAAATATCAATTACTTCCCCTATTTTTTTCTTGCTGTCTTGGTCTCCCTCGTAGATATACCAATTATAACCTTTAAAAAGCGAATCGGTATTAACGAAAGTATTATACTCGTCAAGATTTATACCTTCCTTTTTCAATTCATCATAAATTTTTTCCGAAAAAAAAGATTTTTTGAATGGTAATGGTGCTACCATTGACAAGTATTGTCTAATATCTCTTACATCAAGCAACATATCATTTGTAACATCTTCTAAAATGACTTTAAAATAATGTTTATATACATTTTCAGATTCTTGCTTGACAAATGTAACTTTGTCAATTACTGCCGAAGCTTCTTCTTTATGAGAACGGTCAGCAATTATATTTTTGAGTTCTTTTGCATCCCAAGTCATTATTGATTTTACTGTTTCGCCTTGTGCTGAAGTTTCAAAAACGAGTTTGTCACAATAGCCCAACCCACCAAGTCTTCCGATACCACGAAACCCTTTATCTACCCCTTTTTGTTTTGTAGATTGTGCAATATTTTTCAGAATTTCAACAACATTGTCTTTCTCAATTCCTATTGCATCATCTTCAATTTCAATTCTTCTTTTTTTGGAATTAATTGTGATATAAATATTTCCGTCTGTAACTAACCCTATCTGACGTGCCTTGTCTATTGCATCGGCAGAATTTTGAACGTATTCGCGATATACAAAACGCGGGTCATCGTACATTGACGTAGTCAATGATTCAATAACATCTTTTCCTATAATTGTTCTTTCTGTTTTATCCATTTTTAAACTGCTTGTAAAGTGGTCTTGGAAATTTTATATTTAATGGCGAACGAAAAATCGGATTTTGCAAAATGTATTCTCCTTGTTTTAAACGAGTTAGCATTGTTTTGTAAGTAGAAGGCATATACGTGAAATCGGATTTTGAAATTTCAATCACATTTGTACGACCGTAAGCGTGTGTTGCACAATTTCCTTTTACTCGATCGTGAATATCACTTTTGAACTGTTCGGCAGCAAAAAGTATGATGCCTAAAGAACGCCCACGTTCCGTAATATCAAGTAATTGCCTTAAAATTGGCGAACTTTTGGGAACGTCTTTACTACCGTATTTGTTCAATTCGTCAATAAAAATGATAATTTTTGACGGAATTTCTGAATCGTCACGGTCAATTTGTCCGAGTTTTAAATCATAAATTGCCCGCATAACATCACCAAAAACAAAGCCTTGCGTTTCTTCATCCAATTTTGCTATATCAACCACAAAAACATCATTTTTTTGCATTCCATTTATTGCCTCTTGCAAACGAACTTCGTTGTTTTCTTTTTTCAAAGAATTCGAATAAAGTTCGGGGTTTCGTGTAAGCGTTTTGTTCAGAAGTCGATAGAATTTTCTCCAACTCAAAGCTGGAATTGTTTTGTCTTTTCCTGTATCACCTTTTTCTCTGTATTTTTTTATTTCTTCGTCTAAATCTGCCCAGCTTTCAATGCCGTTAAACGACAAATCGCCTGAAACAATGGTAATTACAATACTTTCCATTGTTTGTGTTGGATCATCAATGTTGGCAAAAAGTAAGTCTAAACTTTCTTTGTCATATTTAAAAAGATATTTGTATTGGAATGCTTTTTTGAGATTTCGCTGACTTTTCACATCTTTAATGTCAGAATACGTTGTTGATTTTATGTCTTTTGAATATGGATAAAAGTATTTTACATTTGAAAACGGTTTAATCTCTAACCCTAATTCTTCGTACATTTTTTTGTCAGTTTCGTCTAGTTCGTTATTTGGCTCGTCTATTGCCAACAAATCACGACCTTTCACGTTCAGAAATACAAATGCAACACTTTCGTCTTTGATTTCTTTCAAGTATTTTTCTTGAATATTTTTTAGCAAAAACATTGCATAAGAAGTTTTTGAAGCCAAGCCTGAAATTCCTGAAATATTGAGGTGTGCTCCTTCGGGGCCAATCAAAAAATGCGAATTAAAATGAACAGGAACTTTTATATTTTCTTCGTCTTCGTACATTTCAATAATGCCACACGGCAATGGATTTTTCACGTTTTTTAGCCCTAATGCTTGGGCAACATCGTCTTTATCTGCAAGCGTAACAACTGCGCCGTCTAAAACTGGCGTGTAAATGTTTTCGGTATTAGCAACAACCCGTGCCTTAACATAATTCATCCCAATGCGTTGAGAGTATCCTGTGGATTCCACTTCGCCAAAATCGCTCGAAATATAACCTGCCAAAAAACTTGCACCATCAGTTAAATGTTGTATTTCCTCAACAACTCCGAAAGTGTATGAATTATTCAAATGTTGCACCTTTATAACATCAAAAAGTTTGATTATTAAACTTTTGTCTGTCCAAAAGAAAAATTCATCTACCGTTGTCGGCACTTTTTCGGTTGCTATTATTTTTCCTATTTTCTTCATTAAAATATCCCTTTCTATATTTTAAAATATGTTTAGAAAATTTATATCGCTTAAATACTTGCTTTTTATATAACTTTCTGTCAAATATACAGGATACAAATGGTTAGCCCAACGGTTGTCTTTGCCGTAGCAAACAGGATTTCGTTCGTTGATAATGTTCGCGGTTATCAAGTCTATTTCTTGACTATCAAGTCCGTTTTCTATTTCTTCTTCTGCAATTAAAATCTTTTCCAGTTTCAAAACACCCGCAAACGGGCTTGACGAATATTTTTTCTCTCTAATTCTGACATACCATATTGTAAAATACACTTCGCCAACACGTTCGCTTTTGTATTTGTAAGCAGGTGTACGGTGGAAAAGTTCAAGTTCGGCAATTTTGTCGGCGTTGCTTTTGCCGTTTTTATCACGACAAAGTTCGGGATTGAACATTTTTGAAACTCCAACAACACTTTTATAGTGATTTTTGAATTTTATGAGTTCTTTGAAATCGCCTTTTCCCATTGGTGTGTATTGCAATGAGCCGTCTTTTATCAAATAATGGCTATCGTTGATTAGATTTTTGTTATAGAGATTTGCAACAATTTGTTTTTCGGTTTCAATCATTTCATCTTGAATGGTTGCTATTGCCAAAAGCTCGTATTTCGTGCCGTCTTCCTGTTTTTTTGAGTCGTAAGAAAGGATTTTCTCAATAGAAATATTGCGTTTTTTCAAATTTTCTAACTGATTGACTTTGCTTGTGAGCGAATTGAAAAACAAATCCGTATTACTGCCGCCATTTGGATTTGCATATTTCGGCAACGATAAAACGTTTTTGCCTACGAATTTTGAACATTTGAATTTATCCCCCCCCCCCCCCGTGACAGTGGAAATCGTTGACAACAAGCCACGCCAATTTGTCCCGCTATAATGGGATAGACGTTGCCATTAACTTCAATGTCATCAACTTTGTAGGTTTTTCGCGAACCGTCTAAAAAGAAATGAAACAGTGGTTCGCTGCTTATAGTTTTTTTTGCAGTTTCTTTAATGTTTTTTGTAACTTTCAAACTAATATCAGTTTCGCCATACGAGTTTTTAATCAATGAGAATTCATTGCCTTTATCTTCGTAGTCGAGAGTTGGCATTCGTATTTCATCGTCAGCACAATAACGAAATGACTGATAACACTTCCCGTTTGTTTCATTAGCTATAAACTCTAATACTTTATTTGTCACTTCGTTATCCAAACTATTTTTAATTATTTCTTACTGTCTCACATAAAATAATATTTTTCAAAATAATAAGTCAATAAATCGGCAAATCTGCAAGGGAATAATTATGATCTTTTTTAGACAACGGCGGAAGCGGTGTTTTACGAAAAACATGAAAACAAATTTCGCCGATTGTGCATATTGTATTTTATCAGATAACTTTTAATCAAACTTGACAATTGTACGTCAAGCGAAGTAAAAAACCGCCAATATGTCAGCGATAAGGTTTACATTAACGACAAACAATATTTTGACCGCGTACCGCCCAAAAGCGGCTCAAAAGCCGCAAAGGACGAACGCTGAATTATGAGGATATTCGGCATTATCAGAAGATTATTCGGGCGCTTATGGAAACGGAGGGGGTTATGGGGAAATGAATGATAAATTTTGACGAATACATAAGACAGGGTGAACCCTCACAGAAAGAGAAAGCCCAGATTTGGCAAACGGCTATCGGTTTGCAAGATGTTGACGGGTTAAAACCGTCTGAATACCTGCTCGAAACGGCAAAAGAAAATATTGAAAACAAAATTACGATAGATGAAGTTAAACGCCGCATTGACAGTTATTACAAGCAACAACGAAAAAAAGAGCGACCTGCCGACAATCGTACAGAAGAAGCGGATAAAGTCGCAATAAATATAACCGAAATTTTATCGGAAAAAACCTTTGTTTTCAGCCCTGCCGAATTGACAAGCATACACCGCCGTCTTTTCACAGGCGTAGAACCAATGCATGTAAAAATTGGTAAATACCGCGATTATAACATTACAAAATCGGAATGGGTTTTAGATGGGAAAACGGTATTTTATGCATCAGCCGACACGATTGCTGCAACGCTTGATTACGACTTCAAAGAAGAAAAAAACTTTCAATACAAAGGTTTGACAAAACGCGAGACGGTTGAACATATCGTAAAATTTATTTCAAGCATTTGGCAGATTCACGCGTTTGGCGAGGGAAATACACGAACTGTGGCTGTTTTTGCAATAAAATATTTGCGAACTT
This DNA window, taken from Chitinispirillales bacterium, encodes the following:
- a CDS encoding class I SAM-dependent methyltransferase; this translates as MQNNINLYNSINKQFEHQRGNNIFCTASDLHFHPAVLKIIPALKRDIQTLTPEDINELRKNYRGKFLKSFFDVNQYTYFNQFTERQIDNIFFALLAEIAVESNSVEKIEKRHYQRIKRLIANTNPSIFKINRNKNAKAKNFVCAEYSAEFLVNLLGLESESANPPILDIGCGKDGKLVKYFHERGIDACGIDRAANKKSLLSVDWFDFDYGENKWGLVVSNLSFCSHFLYHHIAGEEIANKFAITFMAILKSLKQGAKWIYTPSIPFFEDLLPSESYAIKRDQINKYFAKTIITKK
- a CDS encoding valine--tRNA ligase, with protein sequence MEKHYSPQSVEQKIYEEWEKNGYFKADCKSNKTAYSIVIPPPNVTGILHMGHALNNSIQDILTRYKRMDGYEALWVPGTDHAGIATQNVVEKKLSQEGGSRHKLGREKFVEKVWEWKERYHATIVKQLRKLGCSCDWSRERFTMDDGLSKAVRKVFVKLYEDGLVYRGKYIVNWCPRCRTALADDEVEHQDDEGTLWYFRYPFADKSGYMVVATTRPETMLGDCAVAVNPKDERYKDFVGKTLLLPIMNREIPLICDDYVSKDFGTGAVKITPAHDPNDFQMGLRHDLQPIAVMDESAKMSGEIPAEYVGLDRFEARRKIVEKFEELGLLEKIEKHDHAVGHCYRCDTIIEPRYCDQWFVKMKPLAQKSLEVVLENRIKFHPARWKKTYINWMENIRDWCISRQIWWGHRIPVWYCEDCGEIIVSEVDAQECPKCNSRKLQQDSDVLDTWFSSWLWPFTTMGWDGEMKSDDLKKFFPTDVLSTAPEILFFWVARMVMASLYFTKEIPFSDVILHGTVRDKTGKKMSKSLGNTIDPLEIIDAHGADSLRFSMIMNTAEGTDIFIGKDSFDIGRNFANKLWNASRFLISNIENPISFEDLPSKSELKTEDNWIISQLNRTIENVRRTLDQYKFNEACHFLYDFIWKDFCDWYIEAKKSDFYNPKTPKNKENALYCASYALVISLKLLHPFMPFVTEEIWRHLKKKVKTPFIDNDSIMLSSFPKPDNSRILEDVADDFAFLQEIITGLRTIRSENNVPPEKKVEVIIIPSDEKAQKTLQSLDYLIKLFVKSDSLTISQSAQKPTLAGQSVINKSEIYVVLEGLADVDAEKEKIVKEIARLQNAAKGFESRLNNKEFTDKAPQNVVENEKVKYRNVLETLEKLKTNLAALG
- a CDS encoding ATP-binding protein, whose amino-acid sequence is MDKTERTIIGKDVIESLTTSMYDDPRFVYREYVQNSADAIDKARQIGLVTDGNIYITINSKKRRIEIEDDAIGIEKDNVVEILKNIAQSTKQKGVDKGFRGIGRLGGLGYCDKLVFETSAQGETVKSIMTWDAKELKNIIADRSHKEEASAVIDKVTFVKQESENVYKHYFKVILEDVTNDMLLDVRDIRQYLSMVAPLPFKKSFFSEKIYDELKKEGINLDEYNTFVNTDSLFKGYNWYIYEGDQDSKKKIGEVIDILFFKDTNKAGELLFWGWCGITEKNQSLNQVNFARGFRLRKANIQIGNDDTLVKLHRDKRFQFYFFGEVHALHKELHPNARRDYFSENIICNDFEDKLKTFFYTEIYKLCYGASKVNTAVKEISSYNDLKTDFEKKGKEGFINRAEKEELLQKLEDRKDKAEKAVIALDKLKANNDSVSKHINKIIERATSKIETTIIPLETPEGETKDKPIFRTDKLSKLNKNDRKFLGEIFTIINNVLTKDLAENLIAKIEEKYK
- a CDS encoding Fic family protein, with amino-acid sequence MINFDEYIRQGEPSQKEKAQIWQTAIGLQDVDGLKPSEYLLETAKENIENKITIDEVKRRIDSYYKQQRKKERPADNRTEEADKVAINITEILSEKTFVFSPAELTSIHRRLFTGVEPMHVKIGKYRDYNITKSEWVLDGKTVFYASADTIAATLDYDFKEEKNFQYKGLTKRETVEHIVKFISSIWQIHAFGEGNTRTVAVFAIKYLRTFGFEVENDMFAEHSWYFRNALVRANYNDWTHNIHATQEFLMKFFGNLLLGENNELKNRYMRIDWVENVPANFQNGDVNQEKLGVNQEKLGVKLGVNQMKIIEFIKTNPKITIIELSKQLQISNTAIEKNLTKLKSLNILVRKGADKNGFWEIK